The sequence AAGATTGTCTGAACCTTGATcccttaattttcaaaaaagtattttagtttttctattGATAATTCATAATGTCCAACCGATTGCTAGTTTGTCCATCAGATTTTCAATAAGAGTTGATTGTATATATGATTGTCTGATTGATTTATGCTTATATTATTCCCTGTTTAGTTTATCCTTTATATGTTTCCAAGTGATACAGATGTTAGGTTTTAGGCCATTGATTATCTATTCTACTTTTTAGTTTCTAtcttattgtttttcttataggtttcttccatatttgttgccttgagtgcgaactttttatattattaccTTTGActaccattaaaatattatcttctcttcacattttatttgtctTGTGGTAGGTCTTTTGAAATACTTAGGTTCTTACTGTAGTACTGTTCTCCATTTTAAGATATGTAGGATTACTGATTcaatagcaaaataaaatgataactatATTTCTTGCTTCGTTTGGAcattttagtaaatattttattctcaTTTCTAAACTGCAACTATTCTTGCAGTCTTGTGGTGTTGAAGAGGATGGTTTATATGGTTTTGACTTGCATAGTGATGGTGAGGGCCACAGGTATTTGTTTTCCCCGCTTTCTCAGGCAAAATGTTTTTCAGCATGGTAGATAACTAAGCAGCAACCTTCTCTTTGTCCAGGCATCTAAATGCAAGCgtcaaagaaaatgaaacagAACATGTGTTGGGTTCAAATGGTTCAGTGTTAGATTTCCCTCCAAGACGCTCATCATATTCCTGCATTCAAATGAATGGCAAAGAAGTTTTTCGCTTTGCCGTGAGATGTGTGCCACAGTCAATTGAGTCTGCCCTTGGAAAGGCTGGTATGCCTGGGTCTAGCATTGATTGGTTACTGCTTCATCAGGTATGGAAATGGTATCTCCTTGTAATCTATAGAGTTTGGATCGTAACTATATGTTGTATGTTTGTTCAATTTGTTAGTAACACATGAATGTTCTTGCCGTATTTTACCTATATTatgttaaagatgataaaaataGAGATAAGGATACATTAGGACAAGGTTcaccaaattattaaaaaacattttaataaagAATGATTTCACTAGTAGCATGGCAGAAAGGGCTAAGATCTTGCCTTCACTGCTCTGTTGCCTATTGCTTGTAGATGGAGCAATTTATGAGTAATAAATACTCTGAAGTATTAAGGATGGAAATATAAATATCCaagactttatatatatatatatatatatatatatatatttataattatacttGTAGTATATATTTCTGTTATCAAAATGCCTAAAATGTGTCAGTAGTTTGTGTTTTAAGCTCATAACACAATCTGAGACAATGCAGAAATGTTCAAGAACTTAATCAACACTGAACATTCATCCAAATAAAACATCTCTGAGGAGACTTGTAAACTTCACAAATTTTTCATGGAAGCAGATATAATAATTTCATGGAGCTATAATATAGGTCAATTGTTGCAGGCGAACCAGAGAATTATTGATGCCGTTGCAACTCGTTTAGAAGTCCCACCAGAACGGGTCATATCAAACTTGGCAAACTATGGTAACACAAGTGCTGCATCCATTCCATTGGCATTGGATGAAGCTGTTCGAGGTGGGAAAGTGAAAGCAGGCCAGACTATTGCAGCTGCTGGCTTCGGAGCAGGACTGACATGGGGTTCTGCTATTCTCAGATGGGGATGAAACTCTTGACCTCTCCTGCCGATTCATCTATACAGAAGACGAAGAGAAATTGTTGAAAAAAGCGCAGCTCTGAATTTCTCAGTTCACCTTCCCCATGTATTGCCTTGACATGGTCTTCACCATCTCTCTTTGTTTGTTTGGCTTttgttactctttttttttaggCTTTAACAAcctttaataaaaatttgattctttttttgtcCTCAACTCAAAACAAACACTATTTGTTTCAGGATCACaaacaggattttttttttttttttttggttggcatTTTTACATTGTTGTACGGTAGTTCACAAGCCTCTCACTGGGTAACAGTTCTGCAAGTACGATGAGAACAACTTTCCATGTATAATTTCTGGTTTCCATTGATATACTTTTCCTCATCAcagaaaaaatataagaaattttgCCCAAAAGTGAATGCCCAAAATTGAATGATTTGTTTTCGAAGTGGAAACATAAATCATGATCTTTTTTTCCCTCTGCAACTTTGCAgtgaataattataaattaaaaagaaaaataaaagcaaaatataattacaataaacaAAATTCAGATCACTGAACAGAAACTTCTTTCACTTTAGATTGTATCCTCAGCAGGGTGTTCTCAACTGCAATATCAAATGCATCTTTCTTGGCTCTCAAACCCAATGAACTTCCATGCTTTCTATACATGATTCTTGGTATCAAATCCATAACTTTTTCTCTCATTCGCCTAACCTTAGCTCTAGAAATACTCGTCAACACATCCAAAATCTTTAGCCCCTTGAAAACAACCTCCTCCTTTGGTATTAACACTGAGAATTCCTCATATTCATCTTCCGGCAAGTGCCAACCATATTGTCTCTTCGCCGATTGCTCTTCGAAAAAAACCGGTATGCAGCCGGCGAGAATGCTATCGAAAGTGGACCTCCGGGTCGGAGTATCGCCGGGAGGCTGCAAACAAAAGCTAGCCTGCAACATTGGCCTCATAAACCTTATCGGATCGTGCTCACAAATCCCATTAGAGCAATCCTCAATCTCACACAATTTCGAATAGCCTCCATAGAAGCCAAACCCATTATTGGTGGTGACATTGCTAGAGCTATTATCACACTCATCCCTGATACTTCGCCGTATATTTGGGGTTGCAGAGACACCTCCACCACCAACAAAAAGCATCAGCGTATTGCGCTTGGACCGCCTAACACGCTGCAACCAAGCCTCCAGGAGCGAGAGATTCGGCGGGTGAAACGACGTCGTGTACGGGACCGCTTGTTCTTGCCAAGGCCAAGCTCGCGCCTCGACCGTCAGAGCGGTGACGTTGAAGAACTCTGGCAATTCCAGAAACGAAGTGCCCCAGATCGGCGGGTCGTTGGTCAAGGGCTGAGAGAAATCCCAGGAGGGTCGGGCCATTACAAGGAAGTGGTCGTGACCCATGAACCGGTTCCACACAGCGGGCATGTCTTCCTGCAAGAAATCGTACAATTCGAGGCCGTGGTCGGCGCTGGAATTGACATCAGGGCCGTAGAGGTATCGAAGAGCGTCAATGGCTGCGTAATAGGGGAGGTAAATTGCGTCCGCTGCATCGGGATCTGAAACCAGACATGGGTATTCAAGCATTCGGCGATGGAATACGAGCTCAAGCATTAAAGGGTCGGTTCGATACCAGCTCTGTGAGCGAATGTGGGTTTTTTGGCCAAGGCCATGGTTGGGCAAGTAAGGACAGAAATCGCCGTAAAGAGGGTACTCGGAGCAGTTTGAGAGAAGATCAAGGTTGAAACGGGATGGTAGCCGTCTGATGTGGATCCGACGGTTGCTGCAGTCTGATGGGTTCGAGTCCAATTGGTCAAGATTGTTGGAGATTTTCTGACAGAGAACAAACTTTATTGAAAACAAGGAAATGAACAATAACAGTAAGAAATCGCTTTTGCAGGCCATGGATGGAGAAAGCTAAGAGAtacaaaggaagaagaagaagatgaagaaaggtttgagagagagagagagagagagagagagagagagaaggacaAAGGATTTTCTTCCAATGTTTCACCATGACACTCTGCTTTtggtatttttcttcattttttactttttattcacACTGTTTTCTTCTccctaaaacaataattttttttggccctGTATTTTCCGTGAAAAAcaattatgtttttgtttttgttttgttttttttgtttttgttttcgtttttgttCCCTGTTTCTTTGTGAGGTAGAGATTTGTGGAAGaaattttttacattatttaaaaaaataaaaagagaaaaaaataaaaagctctgATGAAACAGAGAGTTTTTTTAACTGCATGAAGTGGAGggggtttgaaactttgacCCACCATTGTCGGTGGAGGTGGAGCAACGGCTCGGCTCGTGGTAATTTGCTCTCCACCTAATGCGGCGGCGTTTTATacttctttttcataaaattcgcTTTGTTTCGACGCCTGTGGGGTTCCACATGGTGTGGGCTCCATTTATAATTCAATCAAATGCGTTACTTATGGTATTTGGCGCTCACGTGGTCTCGAGCACCGTCAGATCGAGTTTATGACTTGCCACTTATGTAAGAGTTTGGTTTAGTTTAAAGTCAACTTGCGAATACAATTGAGCCACGTTAGCTCTGGATCTTAAATGACTTTAACACTTTACGGTTTTTTTATTGCTGTTATTTACACTTTACGGTTGGTTTTGCCCAAATTTATGAATACCCAGAATTGTATCCAAATAAAAATCTgcaaaatatctataaaaaaaatctgGATAGTcccatttaattattgttactattttttttttaatttttggaagaatccaatataattatgaaattccAAATTTAAGTATAAAAAAGATAGAATTTTATCCCACCGGAAATCCATTAACTGAACTAGAAAagcaaacttttaaaaaaatcttaaatttaagCTTCTTTCGGACTAATTGTTGAACTTACGATTTCCAATTATGAAACTTTTAAAGCGGTTTGAAAGAGCTGCATGTATTTAAGTTTCATATCCAATAAATTTATGCGAATGTGCAAAGCTGTctgatataatttaaattgcatagaactttaaactattaattagttacaagtaattttttttttaatatattgtacCAATAATctttttgaataatatatatata comes from Ziziphus jujuba cultivar Dongzao chromosome 6, ASM3175591v1 and encodes:
- the LOC107434190 gene encoding probable xyloglucan galactosyltransferase GT19 gives rise to the protein MACKSDFLLLLFISLFSIKFVLCQKISNNLDQLDSNPSDCSNRRIHIRRLPSRFNLDLLSNCSEYPLYGDFCPYLPNHGLGQKTHIRSQSWYRTDPLMLELVFHRRMLEYPCLVSDPDAADAIYLPYYAAIDALRYLYGPDVNSSADHGLELYDFLQEDMPAVWNRFMGHDHFLVMARPSWDFSQPLTNDPPIWGTSFLELPEFFNVTALTVEARAWPWQEQAVPYTTSFHPPNLSLLEAWLQRVRRSKRNTLMLFVGGGGVSATPNIRRSIRDECDNSSSNVTTNNGFGFYGGYSKLCEIEDCSNGICEHDPIRFMRPMLQASFCLQPPGDTPTRRSTFDSILAGCIPVFFEEQSAKRQYGWHLPEDEYEEFSVLIPKEEVVFKGLKILDVLTSISRAKVRRMREKVMDLIPRIMYRKHGSSLGLRAKKDAFDIAVENTLLRIQSKVKEVSVQ